A section of the Aminiphilus circumscriptus DSM 16581 genome encodes:
- the pyrF gene encoding orotidine-5'-phosphate decarboxylase translates to MSNGHGIAKIIAALDLPTGEAALRFLEKMVCGTNAGACVPLEYVKVGPRLFALEGRRFVEGLVRDGYKVFLDLKLHDIPNTVAGAVDALAGLGLWALTLHSGGGREMLVAAANARDAAGSAMHLLGVSVLTSVDDATWKSVGGGGSVAETVVLRARLCADAGVDGLVCSPRELEAVRQAVGGALLTVVPGIRPVAGGDDQKRTASAGIAVRNGADYLVVGRPLLAAEDPVLTWKELQRDMEEAETR, encoded by the coding sequence ATGAGCAACGGGCATGGGATAGCGAAGATCATTGCGGCGCTGGATCTCCCGACGGGAGAGGCGGCGCTGCGTTTTCTCGAAAAAATGGTTTGCGGAACAAATGCCGGGGCGTGTGTCCCCCTCGAGTACGTGAAGGTGGGTCCCCGCCTCTTTGCCCTTGAGGGACGGCGGTTCGTGGAAGGATTGGTACGGGATGGGTACAAGGTCTTTCTCGACCTGAAACTGCACGATATTCCCAACACCGTCGCGGGTGCCGTGGACGCCCTTGCGGGCCTGGGGCTCTGGGCGTTGACGCTTCACTCCGGAGGCGGTCGCGAGATGCTTGTCGCTGCGGCGAATGCCCGGGATGCGGCGGGGAGCGCCATGCATCTTTTGGGCGTCTCCGTGTTGACCAGCGTGGACGACGCGACCTGGAAGAGTGTCGGTGGGGGCGGCTCCGTGGCCGAAACGGTGGTCTTGCGGGCCCGGCTTTGCGCCGATGCGGGCGTGGACGGTCTTGTCTGCTCTCCAAGGGAGTTGGAAGCGGTCCGACAGGCTGTGGGAGGAGCGCTTCTGACCGTCGTGCCCGGAATCCGCCCGGTCGCGGGAGGAGACGACCAGAAACGCACCGCCTCGGCGGGAATCGCCGTTCGGAACGGTGCGGACTATCTCGTGGTGGGACGTCCGCTCCTGGCGGCGGAGGATCCAGTCCTGACCTGGAAGGAACTGCAGCGCGACATGGAGGAGGCGGAAACACGATGA
- the pyrE gene encoding orotate phosphoribosyltransferase: MACGSDSCSRGSDDEAQLQKLFVETGALLSGHFLLTSGLHSGSYMQCALLLRYPEHAAFAGVRLARALAHLKPDLVAAPALGGLLIGHETARALGVPFLFCEREEGRMVLRRFAHPGKVRVVVVEDVVTTGGSLREVGEHFAQGGADWVGSGCIVDRSAGRAAFPHSLTSLLRVSFPVYEPASCPLCVQGLPLVKPGSRTGKR, encoded by the coding sequence ATGGCCTGCGGTAGTGATTCCTGTTCTCGCGGTTCCGACGACGAAGCACAGCTCCAGAAACTCTTCGTGGAGACCGGAGCGCTTCTCTCGGGACATTTTCTTCTGACCTCAGGGCTTCATAGCGGCAGTTACATGCAGTGCGCGCTTCTTCTGCGCTATCCCGAGCACGCGGCTTTTGCAGGGGTGCGTCTGGCCCGGGCACTGGCGCACCTCAAGCCCGACCTTGTGGCGGCACCGGCCCTTGGCGGGCTTCTCATCGGCCATGAGACGGCCCGGGCTCTCGGTGTGCCCTTTCTCTTCTGCGAGCGCGAGGAGGGGCGCATGGTGCTTCGCCGTTTTGCCCACCCGGGAAAGGTGAGGGTCGTGGTTGTGGAGGATGTGGTCACCACGGGCGGCTCCCTTCGTGAGGTGGGGGAGCATTTCGCCCAGGGAGGGGCCGACTGGGTCGGCTCGGGGTGTATCGTCGACCGGAGCGCGGGACGCGCCGCTTTTCCGCATTCCCTCACGAGTCTGCTTCGGGTCTCATTTCCCGTCTATGAGCCTGCGTCCTGTCCTCTCTGTGTCCAGGGACTTCCCCTTGTCAAGCCCGGAAGCCGGACCGGAAAGCGATAA
- a CDS encoding L,D-transpeptidase → MVQQRNGFSAGSASLRPSRATGVRRGRGVLSLMIVLCVLAGVFYGGSRVYGLLTAARNAGVPSAEDGAVSAPSVVLSSDAQPDRIAAGLPASPDVPLGAVVEGKKESYWIRIVKSTYSLHLYKGNQLVKTYPIAIGENPGNKARVGDRRTPEGEFSVEQIQNSSAWVHDFGDGKGPIAGAYGPWFIRLKTGWKGIGIHGTHDPSSIGKMITEGCIRLRNDHVEEVKARLALKARVVIEP, encoded by the coding sequence ATGGTGCAGCAGAGAAACGGATTTTCCGCCGGGAGCGCGTCGCTTCGCCCCTCCCGGGCGACGGGAGTGCGACGAGGCCGGGGAGTTCTCTCCCTGATGATTGTGCTGTGTGTGCTGGCGGGGGTGTTCTACGGAGGAAGCAGGGTCTACGGCTTGCTCACGGCGGCACGGAACGCCGGGGTGCCGTCGGCGGAAGACGGGGCCGTTTCCGCTCCGTCCGTCGTGCTTTCCTCCGACGCGCAGCCGGACAGGATCGCCGCGGGTCTTCCCGCTTCGCCCGACGTGCCCCTCGGTGCCGTGGTGGAGGGCAAAAAGGAGAGCTACTGGATCCGTATCGTGAAGAGTACTTATTCCCTGCACCTGTACAAGGGAAACCAGCTCGTGAAGACGTATCCCATCGCCATAGGGGAAAACCCCGGCAACAAGGCCCGGGTGGGAGACCGACGCACTCCCGAGGGGGAGTTTTCGGTGGAACAGATCCAGAACTCCTCCGCCTGGGTTCACGACTTCGGAGACGGCAAGGGCCCCATCGCCGGCGCCTACGGTCCCTGGTTCATCCGGCTCAAGACGGGATGGAAGGGCATCGGCATTCACGGTACCCATGATCCGTCCTCCATCGGCAAAATGATTACCGAAGGATGCATTCGTCTCCGCAACGATCATGTGGAGGAAGTGAAGGCCCGTCTCGCCCTCAAGGCCAGAGTGGTCATCGAACCCTGA
- a CDS encoding formate--tetrahydrofolate ligase — protein sequence MVLSDLEIAQAAKLKPIGEIAAKLGIPTEYLIPYGHDKAKVDLRFMKTLADRPDGQLILVTATTPTAAGEGKTTNTIGLTQALVKLGKKAMICLREPSLGPCFGVKGGAAGGGYSQVLPMEEINLHFTGDIHAVGAAHNLLAAMLDNHLQQGNALDLDPQRIVFRRVMDMNERALRNIVLGLGGKANGIPRESGFDITVSSEVMAILCLARDLTDLKERLGRIVVGYSRSGTPVTAADLKAAGAMAALLKQALNPNLVQTIEHVPAFVHGGPFANIAHGTNSLAATKMALKLAEYAVVEAGFASDLGGEKFMDIACRYGGFHPSAVVLVTTVRALKLHGGVAKEALREENLPALERGIENLEAHLDNLNQFGVPVVVALNRFITDTDAELALVRRTAEGRGARIALSEVWEKGGEGGLELAREVLAAIDRGETYRPLYDSELPLREKILRVATSVYGADGVDFTPGAAKTLEELETRGYGTLPVCMAKTQMSLSDDAELKGRPRGFRVTVREVRLSAGAGFVVPICGAIMTMPGLPKRPAAENIDIDAEGNITGLF from the coding sequence ATGGTGTTGTCGGATCTGGAAATCGCACAGGCGGCAAAGCTGAAGCCCATCGGGGAGATCGCGGCGAAGCTCGGTATTCCCACAGAGTATCTCATTCCCTATGGGCACGACAAAGCGAAGGTCGATCTCCGGTTCATGAAGACTCTTGCGGACCGTCCCGACGGGCAGCTCATCCTCGTCACCGCCACGACGCCTACCGCCGCCGGAGAGGGGAAGACCACCAACACCATCGGTCTCACCCAGGCACTGGTGAAACTGGGGAAAAAGGCGATGATCTGTCTGCGGGAGCCCTCGCTCGGTCCCTGTTTCGGCGTCAAGGGAGGTGCCGCCGGAGGCGGCTATTCCCAGGTGCTGCCCATGGAAGAGATCAATCTTCACTTCACGGGGGACATTCACGCCGTGGGCGCGGCCCACAATCTCCTGGCCGCCATGCTGGACAACCACCTGCAACAGGGAAACGCCCTCGATCTGGACCCCCAAAGGATCGTGTTCCGCCGCGTGATGGACATGAACGAGCGGGCGCTCCGGAACATCGTTCTCGGCCTCGGCGGCAAGGCCAACGGTATTCCCCGGGAGTCCGGCTTCGACATCACCGTTTCCTCGGAGGTCATGGCCATCCTTTGCCTTGCCCGGGATCTGACGGACCTGAAGGAGCGCCTCGGCCGCATCGTCGTGGGATACAGCCGGAGCGGCACTCCCGTCACCGCGGCGGATCTCAAGGCGGCGGGAGCCATGGCGGCCCTCCTGAAGCAGGCGCTGAATCCGAACCTGGTACAGACCATCGAACACGTTCCCGCCTTCGTCCACGGCGGCCCCTTCGCCAACATCGCTCACGGCACGAACTCCCTGGCGGCCACCAAGATGGCCCTCAAACTTGCGGAGTACGCCGTGGTCGAGGCTGGATTCGCCTCCGACCTCGGCGGAGAGAAATTCATGGACATCGCCTGCCGCTATGGTGGATTCCACCCCTCGGCGGTGGTCCTCGTCACCACCGTGCGGGCGCTGAAGCTCCACGGCGGTGTCGCGAAGGAGGCGCTCCGGGAGGAAAACCTGCCTGCCCTGGAAAGGGGTATCGAGAACCTGGAGGCGCATCTGGACAACCTGAACCAGTTCGGCGTTCCCGTGGTGGTCGCTCTGAACCGCTTCATCACAGACACCGACGCGGAGCTTGCTCTTGTACGCCGCACCGCGGAGGGGCGTGGTGCACGCATCGCTCTCTCCGAGGTGTGGGAAAAGGGAGGCGAGGGTGGACTGGAGCTCGCCCGTGAAGTCCTGGCGGCCATCGACAGGGGTGAGACCTATCGCCCTCTCTACGATTCCGAGCTGCCTCTTCGGGAGAAAATTCTCCGCGTCGCGACGAGCGTCTACGGTGCGGACGGGGTGGACTTCACCCCCGGTGCGGCGAAGACGCTGGAGGAGCTGGAGACCCGAGGGTACGGAACGCTTCCGGTGTGCATGGCAAAGACGCAGATGTCTCTCTCCGACGACGCGGAGTTGAAGGGACGCCCCAGGGGATTCCGCGTCACCGTGCGGGAAGTGCGGCTCTCCGCGGGAGCGGGCTTCGTCGTCCCCATCTGCGGCGCCATCATGACCATGCCGGGCTTGCCCAAGCGCCCCGCCGCGGAGAACATCGACATCGACGCCGAAGGCAACATCACAGGGCTGTTCTAG
- a CDS encoding ADP-ribosylglycohydrolase family protein yields MIGALVGDILGSPFERRPVKREDVPLFGAGTCFTDDSLLTVAVAATFLSGRDTEERYAAFFREYGSRYPECGFGRSFRAWLRGEGVPGGSFGNGSAMRVSPVGYAFETLEEVLDGARRSAAPSHGHPEGIKGAQAVAAAVFLARKSVSRDGIASFLQERFGYDLSRPLSLVRQSYTFDATCPGSVPEALLAFLESTSFEDAVRKAISLGGDADTQACIAGAVAEAWYGGIPEAMALQALALLPEELLRVTAAFAARFLPHWRTFPLFVALAGKKDAEEEKEDKMERLFSGEFSGEERDA; encoded by the coding sequence ATGATTGGAGCACTGGTCGGCGATATTCTCGGCTCTCCCTTCGAACGACGCCCCGTCAAACGGGAGGATGTTCCTCTCTTCGGAGCGGGAACGTGCTTTACCGACGATTCACTTCTCACCGTCGCCGTGGCGGCGACGTTCCTCTCCGGGAGGGACACGGAGGAGCGGTACGCGGCTTTTTTTCGCGAGTACGGCTCGCGCTATCCCGAGTGCGGTTTCGGAAGATCCTTCCGCGCCTGGCTCAGAGGCGAGGGGGTTCCCGGGGGCAGTTTCGGCAACGGATCGGCCATGCGTGTCAGTCCTGTCGGATACGCTTTCGAGACGCTTGAAGAGGTTCTCGACGGTGCCCGGCGGAGCGCGGCGCCCAGTCATGGGCATCCCGAGGGGATCAAGGGCGCCCAGGCCGTGGCCGCTGCGGTGTTTCTCGCCAGGAAAAGCGTCTCTCGCGACGGGATCGCCTCTTTTCTGCAGGAACGCTTCGGCTACGATCTGTCCCGCCCTCTCTCCCTTGTCCGCCAGAGCTACACCTTCGACGCCACCTGTCCCGGAAGCGTTCCCGAGGCGCTGCTCGCCTTTCTGGAATCCACAAGTTTCGAGGATGCGGTCCGCAAGGCCATTTCCCTCGGCGGCGACGCGGACACCCAGGCGTGCATCGCCGGAGCGGTGGCGGAGGCGTGGTACGGAGGCATTCCCGAGGCCATGGCCCTGCAGGCGCTCGCGTTGCTCCCGGAGGAACTGCTCCGGGTGACCGCGGCCTTTGCGGCGCGTTTTCTGCCGCATTGGCGCACTTTCCCCCTTTTCGTCGCCCTCGCCGGGAAAAAGGACGCAGAAGAGGAGAAAGAGGACAAGATGGAGCGGCTCTTCTCTGGGGAATTTTCAGGAGAGGAGAGGGACGCATGA
- a CDS encoding radical SAM protein has translation MIPVTRFLLGRSGGGDGLRFSRPGAPVVVWHLTPRCDLRCRHCYAATEDRGELTPQEERRLLDELAALGVPVLLLSGGEPLLHPRFWTILDEARRRGLRVALSTNGVHIDGETARRLGDAGIVYAGVSIDGDERTSDAFRGVRGAFRRAERGIVALTEARVRTGLRFTLARSTAGALEAVFSLAGQWNAARLCVYHFVPAGRGAADRAEMLSRSETRAALTRLAALAEGAPDLEVLTVDNAADGIFFALSLLRRGEKERAGAVLELLRRSGGNRSGEHIVSLRWDGFLFPDQFSWGHPLGRFPEQSLEDALRRSAFPLAIMLRDRKSFVKGRCRECRWFDCCNGNLRARAEALTGDFWGEDGGCPLEDGEIRSA, from the coding sequence ATGATTCCCGTGACGCGGTTTCTCCTCGGCCGTTCCGGCGGAGGAGACGGGCTTCGTTTTTCCAGGCCAGGGGCTCCCGTGGTGGTGTGGCACCTCACGCCCCGGTGTGATCTCCGCTGCCGTCACTGTTACGCCGCAACGGAGGATCGGGGTGAGCTGACGCCGCAGGAAGAGCGGCGCCTTCTGGATGAACTCGCCGCGCTGGGCGTGCCGGTTTTGCTTCTCTCGGGAGGCGAGCCGCTGCTCCATCCCCGATTCTGGACGATCCTCGACGAGGCTCGGCGCAGAGGCCTGCGGGTCGCCCTCTCGACCAACGGCGTACACATCGATGGAGAAACCGCACGGCGTCTCGGCGATGCGGGCATCGTCTACGCCGGAGTGAGCATCGACGGTGACGAGCGCACTTCCGATGCCTTCCGGGGTGTACGGGGTGCGTTCCGCCGTGCCGAGCGGGGTATCGTCGCCCTCACCGAGGCGAGAGTTCGCACGGGCTTGCGCTTCACCCTCGCCCGCTCCACCGCGGGGGCGCTGGAGGCGGTGTTCTCCCTTGCGGGGCAATGGAATGCGGCACGCCTTTGCGTCTATCATTTCGTTCCCGCGGGGCGGGGTGCGGCGGACCGGGCGGAGATGCTCTCCCGGAGTGAAACCCGTGCTGCGCTGACCCGTCTTGCGGCCCTTGCCGAAGGGGCGCCGGATCTGGAAGTCCTCACGGTGGACAATGCCGCGGACGGCATTTTCTTCGCGCTCTCCCTGTTGCGGCGGGGCGAGAAGGAAAGGGCCGGCGCGGTGTTGGAACTCCTGCGACGAAGCGGGGGTAACCGGAGCGGTGAGCACATCGTTTCCCTCCGGTGGGACGGGTTCCTCTTTCCCGATCAGTTTTCCTGGGGGCATCCGCTCGGCCGTTTCCCGGAACAATCCCTTGAGGATGCGCTGAGGAGAAGCGCGTTCCCCCTTGCCATCATGCTCCGGGACAGAAAATCCTTCGTGAAAGGGCGCTGCCGGGAGTGCCGGTGGTTCGACTGCTGCAACGGCAACCTGCGCGCCCGGGCCGAGGCGTTGACGGGGGATTTCTGGGGCGAGGACGGAGGCTGCCCTCTGGAGGACGGCGAGATTCGCTCGGCCTGA
- a CDS encoding radical SAM/SPASM domain-containing protein has protein sequence MLISWNCTNACNLSCPHCSRDAGQAAPRELSFQEGQKLIDGAARAGFRLFIFSGGEALLRSDLPELVRYTASRGMRPVLGSNGTLLDEPLARTLQRAGLARAGFSLDSVYPKAHDLFRGVDGAWDATVAACRRCASLGLPFQVHMTLLDWNASELSAMHDLALGLGAAALHLFFPVRTGRGRDARGIVESPEAYRTLLEEIAVLAAKGALDVKAVCAPQITTLLPPEHRFGKGCLAGKSYCVVTPSGEVRPCAYLDQVAGNVLDTPFEDLWRNAPLFRAMRTPEYPGGCGGCLWSELCGGCRARAFAESGNAQGRDPLCWMPL, from the coding sequence ATGCTCATTTCCTGGAACTGTACCAACGCATGTAATCTTTCCTGTCCCCATTGCTCCCGAGACGCCGGGCAGGCCGCTCCGAGAGAACTTTCCTTTCAGGAGGGACAGAAGCTCATCGACGGAGCGGCGCGGGCGGGATTTCGTCTTTTCATCTTCAGCGGCGGTGAGGCTCTTCTGCGCTCGGATCTTCCGGAGTTGGTGCGTTACACCGCCTCCCGGGGAATGCGCCCTGTTCTCGGTTCCAACGGGACGCTCCTCGATGAGCCCCTTGCCCGGACGCTTCAAAGAGCGGGGCTTGCCCGGGCGGGGTTCAGCCTCGACAGCGTTTACCCGAAAGCGCACGATCTCTTCCGGGGTGTCGATGGCGCCTGGGACGCCACCGTGGCGGCCTGTCGCCGGTGTGCCTCCCTCGGCCTTCCCTTTCAGGTACACATGACCCTCCTCGACTGGAACGCGTCGGAACTTTCCGCCATGCACGATCTGGCGCTCGGACTGGGTGCCGCGGCGCTCCATCTGTTTTTCCCCGTCCGCACCGGACGAGGTCGGGACGCCCGGGGCATCGTGGAGTCTCCCGAGGCATACCGGACGCTCCTTGAGGAGATCGCCGTCTTGGCGGCGAAAGGCGCCCTGGACGTGAAGGCCGTCTGTGCGCCCCAGATCACGACGCTCCTCCCCCCGGAACATCGTTTCGGCAAAGGATGCCTCGCGGGAAAATCCTACTGTGTGGTGACTCCCTCGGGAGAGGTGCGTCCCTGCGCCTATCTCGACCAGGTCGCCGGAAACGTGTTGGACACGCCCTTCGAGGACCTCTGGCGGAATGCGCCGCTTTTTCGGGCCATGCGCACTCCGGAGTACCCTGGCGGTTGCGGCGGCTGTTTGTGGAGCGAACTCTGCGGAGGGTGCCGCGCCCGGGCGTTTGCCGAATCGGGAAATGCCCAGGGAAGGGACCCGCTCTGCTGGATGCCGTTATGA
- a CDS encoding Lrp/AsnC family transcriptional regulator, with protein MTPGELEDRLLSCLQGDGLPLSPVPYADLAEELGVAEEEVLQAMERLIGSGLVRFFGGFFDATALGMQGVLCALAVPEDRVEVVAALVDAHPEVTHDYQREGDYALWFTLNAGSSGELDRVLTEIEEETECTVALRLPSQEVWKLRTDFRLPGSRS; from the coding sequence ATGACGCCGGGCGAGCTGGAGGACCGTCTTCTCTCGTGCCTTCAGGGCGACGGACTGCCTCTTTCTCCCGTTCCCTATGCCGACCTCGCCGAAGAGCTGGGGGTTGCCGAGGAAGAGGTGCTTCAAGCGATGGAGCGGCTTATCGGATCGGGCCTGGTGCGCTTCTTCGGCGGCTTTTTCGATGCGACGGCGCTCGGCATGCAGGGAGTGCTCTGTGCTCTCGCCGTGCCGGAAGATCGCGTCGAGGTCGTAGCGGCTCTCGTGGACGCCCATCCCGAGGTGACACACGACTACCAGCGCGAGGGAGACTATGCGCTCTGGTTCACTCTGAACGCCGGATCCTCCGGGGAGCTGGACCGGGTTCTCACCGAGATCGAGGAGGAGACGGAATGCACCGTGGCGCTGCGCCTGCCGTCGCAAGAGGTGTGGAAGCTGCGCACCGACTTCCGTCTTCCCGGGAGCCGGTCATGA
- a CDS encoding Lrp/AsnC family transcriptional regulator, with translation MILSFFERRVLEALQREFPLERRPFAAIASRLDATEEQVLDAVRSLRERGVLRRIGVSVRHLRAGYTANALVCWRVEEEQFPLFRDLLRNMSEVSHCYRRGTTPTWPYNLYTVFHGTSRDTVERSIAAFANRLGDPEHRVLFSIREFKKSRRLLARDQGDGSA, from the coding sequence ATGATCCTTTCATTCTTCGAGCGACGCGTCTTGGAGGCGCTGCAACGGGAATTCCCTCTGGAACGGCGTCCCTTCGCGGCGATCGCTTCCCGCCTCGACGCCACGGAAGAACAGGTTCTGGACGCAGTGCGCTCCCTTCGCGAGCGGGGCGTCCTGCGCCGTATCGGCGTGTCCGTGCGCCATCTCCGGGCGGGGTACACCGCCAACGCTCTTGTCTGCTGGCGCGTCGAGGAGGAGCAATTTCCCCTTTTCCGGGATCTCCTCCGGAACATGTCCGAGGTGAGCCACTGCTATCGTCGCGGAACCACCCCGACCTGGCCCTACAACCTCTATACGGTCTTTCACGGCACCTCCAGGGATACGGTGGAGCGCAGCATCGCCGCCTTCGCGAACCGCCTTGGAGATCCCGAACACCGAGTCCTCTTTTCCATTCGGGAGTTCAAAAAAAGCCGTCGCCTGCTGGCACGAGACCAGGGCGACGGCTCGGCATAG
- a CDS encoding cysteine hydrolase family protein translates to MACGLVLVDVQNDYFPGGSMELAGMEEAARNAAEVLASFRRTAAPAFHIRHVATRPGSTFFLPGTAGADIAEIVVPLKGEPVLEKHFPNSFRETTLADLLRENDVEEIVFCGAMTHMCIDTTVRAAFDLGFRCVVVGDACATRNLRFGDVLVEAAQVQAAFLAALASPFARVISTTELLRERA, encoded by the coding sequence ATGGCCTGCGGGTTGGTCCTGGTGGATGTGCAGAACGATTATTTTCCGGGAGGGAGCATGGAATTGGCGGGAATGGAGGAGGCGGCCCGGAACGCGGCGGAGGTGCTCGCGTCTTTCCGGAGGACGGCTGCGCCGGCCTTTCACATACGACATGTGGCGACGCGTCCGGGATCGACCTTCTTTCTTCCCGGCACGGCGGGGGCGGACATCGCCGAAATCGTGGTGCCCCTGAAGGGAGAACCGGTGCTGGAAAAGCACTTTCCCAACAGTTTTCGGGAAACGACGCTGGCGGACCTTCTTCGGGAGAACGACGTGGAGGAAATTGTGTTCTGCGGAGCCATGACCCACATGTGCATTGACACCACCGTTCGGGCGGCCTTCGACCTCGGATTTCGCTGTGTCGTGGTGGGCGATGCCTGTGCGACGCGAAATCTCCGCTTCGGAGACGTTTTGGTGGAGGCGGCACAGGTGCAGGCCGCCTTTCTTGCGGCTCTTGCGTCGCCCTTCGCCAGGGTGATCTCCACGACGGAGCTTCTGCGGGAGCGGGCGTAG
- a CDS encoding YibE/F family protein, which translates to MGTTRKDMLFVLFLALLTAGLALLPSGFGGRSEGTGGAEREKALILQTDDSNMRQFSIVRTGDQGLTIRVLSGRFAGQELEAVNHLMGRLELDKVFAPGDKAFVVLDPDESGSAVAKANVLDFYRMDIELVVLALFSLFLLVFAGWTGAKALLSFLFTALMIWKVFLPGMLRGWDPVLTSLGVVAALTAAIILLVGGMNRRGAVAFAGSMAGIGITCVLALVFGSAFRIHGAVKPFSETLLYSGFAHLDLTKIFLGGIFLASSGAVMDLAMDVAAAMTEIRSKNPNITRKELVLSGFSVGRAVVGTMTTTLLLAYTGSYSSLLMAFIAQGIPLANILNMQYVAAEILNTLVGSFGLVTVAPLTALAGGLLLVGK; encoded by the coding sequence GTGGGAACCACGCGAAAGGACATGCTCTTCGTGCTTTTTCTGGCGCTGCTCACTGCCGGACTCGCCCTTCTGCCCTCGGGATTCGGGGGGCGTTCCGAAGGAACGGGCGGAGCCGAACGAGAAAAAGCGCTGATCCTCCAAACCGACGATTCGAACATGCGGCAGTTCAGCATTGTCCGAACCGGCGATCAGGGACTCACCATCCGCGTTCTTTCAGGCCGTTTCGCCGGGCAGGAACTGGAGGCAGTGAATCACCTCATGGGGCGACTGGAGTTGGACAAGGTTTTCGCGCCCGGGGACAAGGCCTTCGTCGTCCTGGATCCCGACGAGAGCGGCAGTGCCGTCGCCAAGGCGAACGTGCTGGATTTCTATCGCATGGACATCGAACTAGTCGTTCTGGCTCTGTTCAGTCTTTTCCTTCTGGTCTTCGCGGGATGGACCGGAGCGAAGGCGCTTCTGTCCTTTCTCTTCACTGCTCTGATGATCTGGAAGGTCTTCCTGCCCGGGATGTTGCGGGGATGGGATCCGGTCCTCACCTCTCTGGGGGTCGTGGCGGCTCTCACGGCAGCCATCATCCTTCTCGTGGGAGGCATGAACAGACGCGGCGCGGTGGCTTTCGCGGGCTCCATGGCTGGAATCGGCATCACCTGCGTCCTCGCTCTTGTCTTCGGCTCCGCCTTTCGCATTCACGGCGCGGTGAAACCCTTCTCGGAGACACTTCTCTACAGCGGTTTCGCCCATCTGGACTTGACAAAGATCTTCCTCGGGGGAATTTTTCTCGCCTCTTCCGGAGCCGTCATGGATCTCGCCATGGATGTGGCAGCGGCCATGACGGAGATTCGAAGCAAGAATCCGAACATCACCAGAAAAGAGCTCGTTCTCTCAGGCTTTTCCGTGGGACGCGCCGTGGTGGGCACCATGACGACAACACTCCTCCTGGCCTACACGGGAAGCTATTCGAGCCTGCTCATGGCCTTCATCGCCCAGGGAATTCCCCTGGCGAACATCCTGAACATGCAGTACGTGGCGGCGGAGATCCTCAACACCCTCGTGGGCAGCTTCGGCCTGGTTACCGTGGCACCTCTCACCGCCCTCGCCGGTGGACTCCTTCTCGTCGGAAAATAG